Below is a window of Acidiferrobacteraceae bacterium DNA.
GAACCGAGTTCCTCAAACGCATGGTCACCGAGGCACCGCGTTACGGGCTGTCGCTGCCTGATCGCGAACTGGCCTGCGCGCCGCTGGAATCACCCCTGGGCGAGGAGTATCTCGGTGCCATGCGCGCCGGCATCAACTGCGCGCTGGCGAACCGCCAGATTGTCACCCACCTGGCGCGCGAGGCCTTCGCCCGCATCCTGCCCCAGGCCGACCTGCGCCTGCTGTATGACGTGTCACACAATACCTGCAAGGAAGAGGAACACACCGTCGATGGCCGGCCGCGGCGCCTGTTCGTGCATCGCAAGGGTGCAACACGCGCCCTCGGCCCCGGTCATCCAACCCTGCCTGACGGGGGTCCGCGACCCGGCAATGGCATGGCCGCCAGCTCGTGGACGAGCTTGCCACGCGCGGGATTGTCATTCGCAGCCCGAGCATGCGCGGCGTCGCCGAGGAGGCCCCAGGGGCCTACAAGGATGTCACCGCGGTGGTGGATGCCAGCGACGCCGCCGGCCTTGCCCGGAAGGTTGCCCGACTCGAGCCCCTGGTATGCGTCAAGGGCTGAACCCTGCACCAATTTACATTGGCACCAGTGGCTGGAACTATGACCACTGGCGCGACGACTTCTATCGTGGGCTGCGCAGGAATGACTGGCTTTCCTATTGCGCCAGCAAGTTCACCGGCATCGAGATCAATGCCACTTTCTACCGCCTGCAGAATCGCAGCACCTTCGAGCGCTGGCGCGACCAGACCCCGCCCGGATTTCGTTTCACCATCAAGGGCAATCGCTTCCTCACTCACAACAAGAAGCTGAAAGATCCACGACCCCCCATCAAGCTGGAACGCGAGCGCGCCGATGCCCTCGGGGACAAGCTGGCGGCGGTCCTGTGGCAACTGCCGGGCAACTTCCATCTGCACCTCGACCGACTGCAGG
It encodes the following:
- a CDS encoding RtcB family protein, producing the protein AVWALENGWGRTEDLERIEERGCMTGADPRAVSAHAKKRQHREMGTLGSGNHYLEVQHVTDVYDPDTAARFGLRGGDVVLSIHCGSRGLGHQIGTEFLKRMVTEAPRYGLSLPDRELACAPLESPLGEEYLGAMRAGINCALANRQIVTHLAREAFARILPQADLRLLYDVSHNTCKEEEHTVDGRPRRLFVHRKGATRALGPGHPTLPDGGPRPGNGMAASSWTSLPRAGLSFAARACAASPRRPQGPTRMSPRWWMPATPPALPGRLPDSSPWYASRAEPCTNLHWHQWLEL